The window GAAGAGGAAGGCGACGACGAGGGAGAGCCGGCGCAGCGGTCGGTTCACGCGATCCTCACCGCCTGGGTCACGCCGGTCTCGCCGTCGGGCCCGTTGCGGACCTCCGCGGCCGGGCGGCGGGCCAGGTCCGAGACCCGCAGCAGCAGCGCCACGACGATCCAGTTCGACACCAGCGAGGACCCGCCCGCGGCCAGGAACGGCATCGTCAGACCCGTCAGCGGGATGACCCGGGTGACGCCGCCGACGACGACGAACACCTGCAGCGTGACGGAGAACGCCAGACCGGCGGCCAGCAGCTTGCCGAACCCGTCGCGCACGCCGATGGCGGTCCGCAGCCCGCGCTCGACGAGCACGACGTACAGCACGAGGACGGCGAACAGGCCGACCAGGCCGAGCTCCTCCCCGAGGGAGGAGTAGATGAAGTCGGAGTTCGCGTACGGCACGGTCTGCGGCCGGCCCTCGCCCAGCCCCGTCCCCGTCAGCCCGCCGTTGGCCATCCCGAACAGCCCCTGGACGAGCTGGTAGCTGGACCCCGTGCGGTTCTCGGCGGTGAACGGGTGCAACCAGATGTCGACGCGGGCCTGGACGTGGCCCATCGTCGTCGCGGCGAACACGGCCGCCGCGGAGAACATCAGCAGCCCCAGCACGATCCACGAGACGCGCTCGGTGGAGACGTAGAGCACGGCGACGAACAGGCCGAAGAACAGCAGCGACGTCCCGAGGTCGCGCTGCAGGACGAGGATCCCGATGCTCGCCACCCACGCCAGCAGGATCGGCCCGAGGTCGCGGGCGCGCGGCAGCTGCAGGAACAGCACCTTCCTGCCGGTCAGGGACAGCGCGTCGCGGTGCACGACGAGGTACCCGGCGAAGAACACCGCCAGGCAGATCTTCGCCAGCTCCCCGGGCTGGAACGACAACGGCCCGACCCCGATCCAGATGCGCGCCCCGTTGACGGTGCGGCCCAGCCCCGGCACCAGGGGCAGCAGCAGCAGGACCAGGCCGGCGACCGCGGCCGTCCACGTGTACCGGCGCAGGACGCGGTGGTCGCGCACGAGCACCAGCACGGCGCCGGCCATGACGATCCCCAGCGCCGACCAGGTGAACTGCCGGGACGCCGCCGAGGAGTCCAGCGCGAGGTCGAGGCGGTGGATCATCACCAGCCCGATGCCGTTGAGCAGGGTCGCGACCGGCAGCAGCAGCGGGTCTGCGTGCCGGGCCCGCCAGCGCAGCAGCAGGTGCAGGACGACGGCCAGCCCGCCGAGACCGCCCGCGTAGGCGAACAGGTTCGGCGGCAGCGACCCGTCGACCGTCAGGCCCGTGACGGCCCAGGCGCCGCCGGCGATGACGACGGCCAGCACCACGAGCGCGAGCTCGACGTTGCGCCGGGTGGTGGGGTAGACGGGCAGCACGGTGGCCATCAGCCGACACCTCCGCAGTCCTCGGGGGTCAGGGTCTGGGACGGGGAACTGGTGGGGGTGCTCGTGGGCGAGCCGGGCGACGCAACGCTCGGGACGGAGAAGTCCGGGGCCCCGGTTGCGCTCGGGGAGGGCGAGGGGACCGGGGTGTTCGCCGCGACCGCCGCGCGGCAGGCCGCCGCGTTGTCCTCCAGGTTCGCGACGAGCTCGCGCGCGTCGGCGAGGCTGTTCGTGCTGACCCGTTCCTGGACGCGGCCCGACCACGTCGTCGACAGGTCCGCCACGGCGATGTCGGTCGTCTGCAGCACGTGCGACGTCCGCAGCGGCCCGATGTCCTGCGTCAGACCCTGGTAGATCGCGACCGTCCCGCCGTCGTCCCCGACGAAGTACTGCTGCTGGCTCCACCGCCACGACCCCAGGGCCCCGGCCACGAGCAGCAGCACGAGCAGCAGGGGACCGGCGACCCACCGCACGCGCCGGCGGCGGCGCTCGCGGTCGGTCAGGGCGGGGCGATCGTCGTCCTCCGCGTCGTCGCCGGACTCGTCCTGCGCGGCGCGCAGGGCGGCGGCCCGGGCGGCCGGGGTCCCGGCGGCGGAGGAGCGGCGGGGGCGGTGGAACGCGGCCGCGCCGACGACCTGCGGGGTCGTCGACGGCGGGGCGCCCCCGTCGAGCGCGACGACGTCGGCGACGACGCAGGAGATGTTGTCCGGCCCGCCGCCGCGCAGCGCGAGCTCGACGAGGCGCTGGCAGGTGGTGTCGGGGTCGGTGC of the Kineococcus mangrovi genome contains:
- a CDS encoding PP2C family protein-serine/threonine phosphatase, whose protein sequence is MPIALNYAARSDVGLGRTTNQDSGYAGPHLLVIADGMGGHAGGDVASSLAVGEMSSLDGESHGSDDAAQHLHDAIEAANEQLRRRIETEPDLAGMGTTVTAILRAGSRLVLAHIGDSRGYLLRDGQLVQLTKDHSYVQTLIDEGRISPEEAERHPQRSVIMRVLTGRADDEADVSVREARPGDRYLLCSDGLSGVVSHDTLTETLAAGTDPDTTCQRLVELALRGGGPDNISCVVADVVALDGGAPPSTTPQVVGAAAFHRPRRSSAAGTPAARAAALRAAQDESGDDAEDDDRPALTDRERRRRRVRWVAGPLLLVLLLVAGALGSWRWSQQQYFVGDDGGTVAIYQGLTQDIGPLRTSHVLQTTDIAVADLSTTWSGRVQERVSTNSLADARELVANLEDNAAACRAAVAANTPVPSPSPSATGAPDFSVPSVASPGSPTSTPTSSPSQTLTPEDCGGVG
- a CDS encoding FtsW/RodA/SpoVE family cell cycle protein — its product is MATVLPVYPTTRRNVELALVVLAVVIAGGAWAVTGLTVDGSLPPNLFAYAGGLGGLAVVLHLLLRWRARHADPLLLPVATLLNGIGLVMIHRLDLALDSSAASRQFTWSALGIVMAGAVLVLVRDHRVLRRYTWTAAVAGLVLLLLPLVPGLGRTVNGARIWIGVGPLSFQPGELAKICLAVFFAGYLVVHRDALSLTGRKVLFLQLPRARDLGPILLAWVASIGILVLQRDLGTSLLFFGLFVAVLYVSTERVSWIVLGLLMFSAAAVFAATTMGHVQARVDIWLHPFTAENRTGSSYQLVQGLFGMANGGLTGTGLGEGRPQTVPYANSDFIYSSLGEELGLVGLFAVLVLYVVLVERGLRTAIGVRDGFGKLLAAGLAFSVTLQVFVVVGGVTRVIPLTGLTMPFLAAGGSSLVSNWIVVALLLRVSDLARRPAAEVRNGPDGETGVTQAVRIA